The Desulfovibrio sp. Huiquan2017 genome includes a window with the following:
- a CDS encoding adenylosuccinate synthase codes for MSNMVVFGSQWGDEGKGKVVDMLAEKADAIVRFQGGNNAGHTLVVDGEQCILHLIPSGILHPGKQCLIGNGVVLDPFVFCEELDKLDAKGVDVSASRVMISKKTHVIMPYHCRMDAARESSRSEDGRIGTTGRGIGPCYEDKMHRCGIRAGDFADPELLKEKIAKALEEKNVLFKHLYGVEPMDAQAVFDEVLPVAERLLPYLGDVSSAIQAADCVLFEGAQGTHLDIDHGTYPFVTSSNTVTANAASGSGCSPRELDRIIAIVKAYTTRVGSGPFPTELTDADGDYLQSHGHEFGATTGRKRRCGWLDLVVLKESVRLNGPTELAITKLDVLSGLKEVKLCVGYEYKGETIAYPPQEQNGMAYVTPVYETLPGWDEDISGARGWDDLPENAVKYLRRIEEITGVKIGIVSVGPDRVQTF; via the coding sequence ATGTCCAATATGGTGGTTTTCGGTTCCCAGTGGGGAGACGAAGGTAAAGGCAAGGTCGTCGATATGCTGGCCGAGAAGGCGGACGCCATCGTCCGTTTCCAGGGCGGCAACAACGCGGGGCACACCCTGGTTGTGGACGGCGAGCAGTGCATCCTGCACCTGATCCCCTCCGGCATCCTGCACCCCGGAAAGCAGTGTCTCATCGGCAACGGCGTGGTCCTGGACCCGTTCGTGTTCTGCGAGGAGCTGGACAAGCTCGACGCCAAGGGCGTGGACGTGTCTGCCTCCCGGGTGATGATCAGCAAGAAGACCCACGTCATCATGCCGTATCATTGCCGCATGGACGCGGCCCGCGAATCTTCGCGGTCCGAGGACGGCCGTATCGGCACCACCGGACGCGGCATCGGGCCGTGCTACGAGGATAAGATGCACCGTTGCGGCATCCGCGCGGGCGACTTCGCCGATCCCGAACTGCTCAAGGAGAAGATCGCCAAGGCCTTGGAAGAGAAGAATGTGCTCTTCAAGCACCTCTACGGGGTCGAGCCCATGGACGCCCAGGCGGTTTTCGATGAGGTCCTGCCTGTGGCCGAGCGGCTTCTTCCGTATCTCGGCGACGTGTCTTCGGCCATCCAAGCCGCCGATTGCGTGCTTTTCGAAGGCGCCCAGGGAACTCACCTGGACATCGATCACGGCACCTATCCTTTCGTTACCTCGTCCAATACGGTCACGGCCAACGCGGCTTCGGGCTCCGGCTGTTCGCCGCGCGAGCTCGACCGGATCATTGCCATCGTCAAGGCGTACACCACCCGCGTGGGCAGCGGCCCGTTCCCCACGGAGCTGACCGACGCGGACGGCGATTACCTCCAGAGCCATGGTCACGAGTTCGGGGCCACCACCGGGCGCAAGCGGCGCTGTGGCTGGCTCGACTTGGTGGTCCTCAAGGAGTCCGTCAGGCTGAATGGCCCCACTGAACTGGCCATCACCAAGCTGGACGTCTTGTCCGGCCTCAAGGAAGTCAAGCTCTGCGTGGGTTATGAGTATAAGGGCGAGACCATCGCCTACCCGCCTCAGGAGCAGAACGGGATGGCCTACGTCACGCCCGTCTACGAGACCCTGCCCGGTTGGGATGAGGACATCTCCGGCGCACGCGGTTGGGACGACCTGCCCGAAAACGCGGTCAAGTATCTCCGGCGCATCGAAGAGATCACCGGCG